The Raphanus sativus cultivar WK10039 chromosome 2, ASM80110v3, whole genome shotgun sequence DNA segment GACGGCAGTAAATCTGAACGGTGCTTCATAGATCTAGGGCTTGAGAACCGTCGACGGCGTGAGAGAGGACAAGAGCACGAACATGAGTGATGAAGATGACGGTGAAATGAGAGCTGATTTTCACAGATCTGAGCCCAACAAAACACAGAATGGTGGCGTGAGGCGGTGAATAGAAGAGGAAACCGAGAACATAGATCGGAACCACCAGAAAACGAAACTGTAACAATTTTCTCCGACCAAGAAAAGGAGGCACGGATGAGACCAAAGAACTTGAACGGATGAAAGataagaggagagagagacgcAGAGTTTGAGAGGGCCGACGCCATGACTCCACTGACGTCGGAGAGGGGACGAGCAAACGTCGCCTCAATAACTGGGGCTGTGAGAGTCTTTGCTAActactttttttgtttaaagtaTTCGAGATTTTCGAAATCTGGTCAGGgattcgaaaaaaaaaatcaacttgtCTGATATAAGAAATTTTATGTAAAAATTAGTTACCAGAGAGagaatgtgaaaaaaaaaacaaatttgaattaGAGGTGAACCGCAGCTTAGCATCAAGTTGTAATAAGGGTATAATAGTCACAAAATTTTGGACAAAAACTATGCAAATCACAAATGTGTATATACCTAATTATGCTATAATGTTAATGTGTGGAGTGCAAATActctatatattttgataaatatataaattaacgcAAGCGGACCTAATCATTTTACAATTGTAAAATGATTAGGTCCGCTTGAGCGGGCATAACACCTCGTTCCCTGTGTTATGCTTACTGATTTTATGGTTTAATGAATGGATGTAATCcaagtttttattttgaattggTTTTGGGAAATTAGTGATTAATATAAGACAAGATACTGATTAATGTTAGAGATATTTAATACTTCAGTGGTATTTTATTGTTAATAATTGTAATTTTTAAGGGTTAATAATTCTAGATAGATAATTCTATATAAACCGTGTTTAAGCCATAACCAAGACAAACATACCATCTACAAATTTCATTTTCTAGTACGACAATCAAATAGCCAAACCAACATGACACTACATGTCATTGAGCTCGCCCGAGTCACCCCCGCACCCAACTCAAACCCCGTTCTTAACTCAGCCAACTCACTCTCAATACCTTTGACTTTCTACGACCTGCCATGGCTAATATTCCCCCCACTCAAGCGAGTCACTTTCTACAGGCTCACCGACTCGACTCGTGAGCATTTCCACTCCTTCATCCTCCCTAAACTCAAGCTCTCCCTCTCCATCGTCCTCCGCAGCTACCTCCCTCTCACCGGCCGCATCCTCTGGGCTCCTAACGACCCCAAACCGAGCATCCTCGTCTCACCAAACGACGCCGTTTCCGTCACCGTCGCGGAGAGCGACGCTGACTTCTCTTTCCTCTCCGGCTACGGACAACGTCCAGTTTCCGAGTTAAACAACTTACTCCCCGAGTTACCTGTTTCCGACGACTCGCTTACCGCGTACGCTCTTCAGATCACGCTCTTCCCTGGCAACGGATTCTCCATCGGCGTCACTGCACACCACGCCGTTTTAGACGGAAAAACGACAAGCATGTTTTTCAAAGCTTGGGCTCACGTGTGCAGAGAAGGAAACAGTCACGTGTCTCTCCCCGATACACTAACTCCGTGTCTCGACCGTTCGTTGATCAAAGACCAAACCGGACTCGACGAACAGATGATCGAGATCCTGACATCTATGCAAAAAGACAAGACcaaagggagaagaagaagcctAAGTCCGAGAATCCTCGCACAAGAACCCGAAAACGACGTCGTTCTAGCCACGCTCGTGCTGTCTCGCGACGACGTGGAGAGGCTACGGGAGCGAGTCAAGAATCAGAGCCTCCACCTGTCCACATTCGTAGTGGCCTACGCTTACGTGTGGACATGCCTCGTGAAGGCGGCGCGTGGAGGAAACAACGGGGAGAGGCTCGTGAGTTTCCTCTTCTCCGGAGATGTCAGAGAGAGGCTCGACCCGCCGCTTCCCGCTACTTACTTCGGGAACTGTATATTTCCGGCGGGTAGCTACAACCGGAAGGCGGCGGAGTTCGAGGGGGAGGAGGGGTTCGTCACGGCGGTGGAGACACTCAGCGGTTTGGTGAGAGGGTTGGGTTCGAGGAAGATGGAGACAATCGCGGAAGAGTTCAAGATTGGGTTCGATTGCTTGGGTGTGACTTCACAGTTCGGGTCGGTAGCCGGTTCGACCCGGTTGGGAGTGTACCAGTCGGATTTCGGGTGGGAAGACCGGTTAAGACTGATGTTGTGTCCATTCAAGGAGAGGGGATCTCTATGGGAGAGAGACGTGGGGAATCAGGGGGCGTCGAGATTGGAGTGTGCATGAGGAAGGCTGATATGGACATCGTCCTTTCTCTCTTCAACAGTGGTTTACAAAACTGAAcgcctttttttttgtttttttattcaatAAAACTTCAATAAGACAAAGCTCATTGAGTTGTTCTTGTTTCTTGTGATGCTTTGTACGCAAGTAGCTAGCTTACTCGTTTGTGAGATTTGTATGCTATCTCATTTTGTTTTGTCCCTTTCCCAATAAACACATTGACATTTTCAAGACACTCCAATGgactttaatttatgttttggtaTAAGAGGTTGCGGTCATTATGTATTTGGAAAACGTTGTCACTCGACTTTAATTTAGGCCCTACGTGTCGAGTAAGAGGTGCAACTTGATTATTACAGTTGAACCAATTCTCATTGCCACTTATGATCGAGAGAAGAGAAGTCACCGACGAGAAAGGTCATGCAAGAGAGGATGAAGAAGCTTTGTGAGGATACAAAAAAAGCTTTGTAAGCAGATTGGGTCGTCTTTAGTTTTGAAGATAGTCCTTGGtagaaaatctataaaaaaaaaaaaaactaagattcTGTTATAAGGTattactgtttttatttatttatgagcCTCAAATgtcaaaacatttaaaacaacCAACAATAGAGGTTTCTACATGATAAGCAAAACCCCAAACGTTAAGAAACTTCCATATGTTTATGCTGAAACTGCAGCGGTTCTCAACATTATTGAGAGATTAAGCTCTCTTGGCAACATCACCATCGTCAGTCTGATCAAATTCCATCTGGACCAACCTCTGTTTGACCCTTCTCTGAACCACCAAACTGATTGTCACTGCGACCAAACAGAAAAGCCTTCTTCGCAACCACAAGGTAGAAGATCATCATAAAAAACATGACGGCGGCCTCTGTAACCACCACCGCCTCCAAACCCACTTCCTCTTTCAGTAGCGTAGTTCACCCTAAGTCTTCGACCATGAAGGTACTGTGTTccagaaaacagaaaaaaatacaataaatggCATATATTGACAAGTGACAACACGAAGCAAAGAAGAATCACAAATAAAAAGCATTGTCTGAATCATCTATACACAGTCTGAAGAAAACAGTGATTTATTTTAGaacagtaaacaaaaaaaagaaagaaatttcaGCCATTCATTAAGAGATAGAGCATGTCACTACTGCCTAACgaatgattattattattacttcaGGCTAGATGATGATACCAATGTGTAAaggccaaaagaaaaaaaaccgaGTTGTTCTAGAAACATGCATTGTCCAGGAGTTGAAAAAAGGTCAAATAATCCAGAACAAGACAATGAATTGACAAAAAGGAATAAGTGCCAGATCTTAAAGAATTAAAAGAGGCTGGAACATTTTGTGTGTTACCTCTCCATCCATATCTGTGGCATTACAAGCATCCTCGTTAGAAGTAAATGTCACGAAAGCAAAACCCCTCGATCTACCAGTTTCACGGTCCACAACAATTTCGGCTGTAAATtgatgataaaaagaaaaaactagtTAGCTCCGAGTATAAACAAGACAAACCGttgagaagaagaggaggaaacTACCATCAACAATTTGACCAAAATGGCTAAAAGCTTCTCTCAAGCCAACCTCATCAGTGCGGTAGGAGATACCTGAATCCAACATAGACAGCTCTGAGACCAACGAGCAGAGAGAAACaatactaacaaaaaaaaagagaatactTTCTCCCACAAGCGAGATAAAGAGTTATAATAGTCACCTCCAACAAAGATTTTTGAAGAAGAGAAGCTACGGATGAACGGTAGAATCGAGTGAGAGACACCAAAGGTTTTTGAAGAAGACATGCAACGGAGCATCATCAAGTTAGAGGCAGTGACATGATGAGTGCTAGTCTGCCTAAATATCCCTCCAACTTTACTTAAGAAAGCCATGTTGTATCCTGGAAGCAAAGAAAATTCACTACAGTGATTACAAAAAACAGAGAGCAAACGAAAATACAGATATTGAATTCAGAAAAAAAGCAGAATCGAACTTTTAGGGTTGCAGAAAAGAATCATAATAGTGGATGAGAAGAAACCCAGCAAACAGAGAACAATCTAGTTTCGGATCAGAAAGAGAAGCATGGACGAGAGAGAGACTAAACTCACTCTCTAGGGTTTAAATGTGACGGGAATATCTACTAGCTGTCCTGTTGGGAAAACGGCCAATTCCATCATGAATTTGATCTCTCCATTGTTTTCATACACGAATTATCGGATCAAGCCGAAAACATCatgaactaattttttttttgaatttcaacCATAAACTTTTTCAATTTGGTTAATTACTACATAACCGTACCTGATTTCGGTTTACCTAGCTTCGGGTGCTGACATGGCATACACGAACCTATAACAGATTTGGTCGGTTTAATGAtgaaccaaattaaaaaaaaaaaaatctttttgacaaaacGACGTAGTTTTGTTGCCTTGACTTAACACATATTTGGGGAAAATAATTATTAGGGCTCATCGTGATTTGCAGGaataaaacgaagaagaagaagaaggaagaaaagagAGGTGACATGGGAGATGAGCCAGAGACAGAAGGAGATGAATCGTTAAGAGCTGAGAATGAGAGAGAGGAGACAAAGAGGGATGAAACAGAGATGTATGAGGCAGAGAGGTATGAGGCCGAGAGGAAGAGGATTCGAAAAGGACACTGAAGATGGAACTTAGGAGCTTGAAGAACATGGTTGTGTGTGTTGTAGTGTTTGGTATTTTGTATAAGTTCTTTATGTAGCTTGGTTATAAATCTGCATTCTGTGTAATAAGACATGTATTATGTAGTAAGAAGATGAACTTGTCATGTTTGAAACGTGTTTgcctctattttttttattcactgAAATAATTCCATTGATTAATATGACCAAATGGACAAGAAAAGAAAGGAGGGGGTGATCCCTCAGTTcgagagaaacaaagaaaaggTTTTtgtaaaaacagagaaaaaaaaatgagcaAAAACAGAGTCTCTTCTGaaaaaacagataaaaaaagaaacagcaGGGAGCTCTTCTTTATGTTGTCGATGCTCTATTTTAAACACCAAAACAGTGGCTTTCGCATAAAAAAAGTACCATTACCAAACAAAAGTCTTGGAGATAACACAAATTAGTTTCAAAACACATCAAACATAACCATAGCATAGCAATACACAATAAAAACTAGAAAAAgacagaaaaaaacagaaaaaatattttaattgatcaCTTGGCTAATCATTGGTTGGGAGCTTGTCTTGTTCTTCTTGGGTGGACGTTGAATCTCAACACCAATGCCAATACAGCCTCGTGTGTTGTGTCCAGCTGCTCCACATCTTCCACAATGGATGGTTCTTCTTGCTCTAGAAATTTTTGTTGGAGACTCTTGTGTaacctttgttttcttcttgctCGGTGACTCGTTCTTCCCTTTTATCCTCTTAGGAATCTTCTTTCTTCCTAACACTGAATCTGTATCTTCTGTTGTTGGAGGCACAATCACAGCCTCGTCACTCTTGTTCCAAAAATTCACACCATGAACAGCCTCAATTGGTGTTTGGTATTGCATTTTCCACTTTGAAGTGAGATAGCAATCACCAATGTAATCCTCTTTCTTTCGCTTCTTCTCTACAATAACTTTCAGTGCATGACGACAAGGCAACCCAGAAATTTCCCATTTTCTACACGTACAACTACGCTCCAACATCTTTACTTTGTATGATGAGTTTTTCTCCTTCACTTCAAAGCTTTCATGACCACAAGGATATACCTGACACGGCCTGATCTTTGTCTGCTCTAGTTCCACTCTCTCCACTGCTTTAATACTAAACTTTCCTCTGTCTTGCACACATCCTATGCTCGACCCGTGGTAATAAATCTTCTACAGCATTTAACAACCCCTTTTGTCTGTCAGAAATCACAGTAAATCCATTACCATCTTGCAGGTTTAAGTCGATTTGCAGCTTCTCAATAAACCATCTCCAGTTGGGTTCATTTTCAACATCGACAACAGCCCAAGCAATGGGGAACATCTGGTTGTTGGCGTCTCTCCCGACTGCTGCTAACAGTTGACCTTTTGTTGTGCATTTAAGAAAGCATCCATCAAGACCAAAGATAGGTCTACAGTGGGAGGTCCATGTCTTCTTCAATGCAGCAAAACAGACATAGAATCTGTAAAATACATCACTACCATCGTCACCTTGGACTGTCTCTAGATGCACTGATGAGTCCTTATTCGACTCTAATAACTCAACTCTGTAATCTCTAAGCCGTGAGAACTGTAAGTCTTGCTCCTCTTTGATAATTTCTAATGCCCTTTTCTTTGCGTTCCTGCACTGATCTATGGTTGCAGTTAACTCCCAACGCTTCTGAATATCTTCTAGAATCTCTTTCGGCATTAATTTAGGATTTTCCCTTATGTCATCAACGAACAACCCAGCAATAACCTCTTGTGTAAGCAGTCTTGAACGTCCACTCCTCATGCAAGTGTGCTCCTTCGTTAACACTTTAACTAGCCACTTCTGCAACGGTTGTTCATAAGAGCAGTAAATCTTCCACATACATTgttcctctccttcttcagcttcaCTAGCACATTTTAATTCTGATTTGTCTTTCTCCCAACGCACATACTTAATATTCCACCTATGCTTTAGCACATAGTCAACCATAGCTTTTTTGAAAGCCTCCAAACTGTCAAAAGCTTGTCTTAATTTCAGATTACCACTGCCTTTTATGTACCTCAAGTACCCTTCTTTCTCAACACCATCTTCATCATCGTCTGAACATACAGGTGTAGCATACTCATCAAAATCTTCATCAACAAAATCAGCCACATTCCTTTCTACTCTTGCTTCTTCATCAAATTGTTGCTCATTCCTCTCGGCCTCATATCTCTCTGCCTCTGAATCTGCCTCATACCTCTCTGTTTCATCCCTCTCTGGCTCATCTCCCATGTCGCCTCtctttccttccttcttcttcttcgttttgtTTCTGCAAATCACGTTAACCCTAATAATTATTTTCCTCAAATTGTATGTATTAAGTCAAGGCAACAAAACTACGTagttttgtcaaaaagatttttttttaaaaaaattttggtTCGTCACTAAACCGACCAAATCTGTTATAGGTTCGTGTGTGCCATGTCAGCACCCGAAGCTAGGTAAACCGAAATCAGGTATGGTTATGTAGTAATTAACCAGATTGCAAAAGTTTATGgttgaaattcaaaaaaagaattagTTCACGGTGTTTTCGGCTTGATCCGATAGTTCGTGTATGAAAACAATGGAGAGATCATGTTCACGATGGAATTGGCCATTTTCCCCTGTCCTGTTTACTCAACTTTGGTTTAATTAGTACTAGTATTTTTCCGCGCAGTTGCACGGATggttaatttcttttaatatatactgtaaaataaaatcgaactttttattagaaaaaacaaTTACATTTAGATATATGGCCAAAAGTTAAGAGTTACATGAACCAAATTATAGTTAAGCATTACTCTTTGAATTATATATTGACAAAACAAACTAACAGATTTTAACAATAAAACTATACACGTAACTAATACACTAATCAGAATATCTTTAAGAATCTGATTAGCTACACAATTACACATTATTTTCAACATCCTTATCTTCCTCTAGTTAGTCTAAATCTTATTCCACTTAAACAACTATTTGCCTTTTAAATGTTACTATCTTCATCTGCAAAAACCACAgaatagatttttaaaagttcACACGTATCCTACCACTGTATAACAGAAAAATATATGACGCAAATTGATTAACAAAAATAACACGTAAAAATGAAAAAGTCAACATAACAAAGAAGAGTGAGAATTTGCATAAATCCAGAAATTATGGATATTGGATAATGTATACAGTAAATTATAACAACTTACAGTACAATACCGCGATGAACAATTGACCTTGACCTGGTTACCGATGTGTCTTCGTCTTCACGTTTTTTCAATAGTGAAAAAATGACATAGCCTTCTTCCTTTTTTCTGTAACTTAACATAGGCTTCTGTTGCCCTGTAATAAACATAATAAgccaaaacttttttttttttttgtaactaagcCAAAACTTCTTactggaagaaattcaaaagcaTCGAAATACcatggtttttttttgctaaaacataccatggtttttttttttgtaaaataaaaacatatcatGGTTAactcaaagaaaaatatcaaaatcctCACGTCTACTGTCTTCTTGTCTTCCTGGGAATAAgccattcaaaacaaaaattgtaaatacTCAATCTTgttcgtcaaaaaaaaatactcaatctttcttttgtttgtcaaagaaaaaaaaagttttattatataccTTAAAAATCCCTTATATAACAGTCGTATATACATAATATTACCTCAATTGCTGTTGACGATGCTATGATTTTCTATTATATTGCTCCATTTAAAAACCCCTTCAAAAAGTGATGAAGTAGACGAAAACTATgaataaaagagagaaaagaacgCAAATTAGTTGTCTGGCATTATATATAGAAGATAAAACAGTTATATAAATGACAGAAAACCTTAGAACGTGATAGTAGTGATCTGAGAGAATATAGGGATTTTTTCTTTGCAGTTTAAATCGtaagattttcttttgttagtcaaagttttaatttttaccTTTGCTTTTTACATTTGTCTAACTGCCTGtttccattattttattttattaattttattttagattatcCACATGTCAGAATTCTATTGGTGAGGCGACTTgcgctttagtatatagggatCTCTATGCATCTCGGTTTAGTTATTTGGTTTAGTAATCTTGGtaatataatcttttaaattACTTACACTAGCTGAGATTAGATTTCTTAATACTCCGAATGGgatacagtagaacctctataaattaataatgttgggactttagaattttattaatttatagagatattaatttgtaaaagtttcctttttagattttttttctttctatttttctattttttataaaataagaaaatatttgattttaccatatatacattatttaaattttagaaattttactttcatatggttttattgtcttatttggtgtatatttttatgttttatagaactgttatgtgattttttgatatatttactaaatactatcaaaatatattaaaatattaagaaaatagatttattttcattgtaaccaacaatataatgtttattttgtacttatataaaatatatattgatagattattaatttatgatttaatggGACTATGTATTAACATaggagttttaaaaaatttattatcttattattttatcgatttgtatcatattttacactAGCCCAAGTTAGGACTggtgaaatttattattttatagagattattaatttatcgagtattaatttatggaggttctactgtatatgATCACCAGTTGATcaaataaaaacttgaaaaaagaaatagagatacatcaaaacaagaagaaatgCATTGAAAAAATTTATAACCCAAAAAAGATGAAGTAGCACCTAAAAGAAAAAAGTGGTCACGTGTCAAATATTGATTGGCTATGAACATCTGAAGATTCAAAATcagagggggggggggggggggtattATCGTAAATCAAACGGCGTGAAAAGCGACGTACAAACCTGGTCGGTAACCCTTAAAAAAATAACCATCTTTCCCTCTAAACCGGTTTCCTCGTCGTCTCGCATCTCGCGTTTCTCTCAGATCTCTCGGTTACATTCTACAGAGGTACGTACGTTTTCACGATCTGGATCTGAGCTTTTGCATTTCTCAGTGCTTACACTATTTTGATTTCACGTAGATCTCTGTATGTGATTTGCTCCGGAACCGTTTCGATGGTTTGGGAATTGATTCCGTTTAGGTTGATTAGTAACATCGATGTATAATAATAATGCGATTAGATTCTTATGCGATTAGCCTCTAAGATTGCGTGGATCTGTTAAAAATCTCTATTCGATTTCATTTCCCATAGACGATTTGATCCGTTAAGAGAGAGATCATGAGGTTTCAACCTCTGTGTTTGGATTAGATTCGCATGATTCTGATTCGGTAGCCTCTCTGGATCTGTTCAAATCTCTATTCACTCGTAATTGTTCAACCTCTGTGTGTTGGATCTGACTTAGATCTTGATCTTTAGAGGATATGCATGCAATTTAGGTTAATAGAATGTGGATGAGGTTTTGATTGATGACTCTGTTTCTTGTGGTTGGTTATGTGTGTGTGCAGTAAAAGATGGGGTTGAGTTTCGCAAAGCTGTTTAGCAGGCTCTTTGCAAAGAAGGAGATGAGGATTCTGATGGTTGGTCTTGATGCTGCTGGTAAGACTACTATTCTCTACAAGCTCAAGCTCGGTGAGATTGTCACCACCATCCCCACTATTGGTATGTATGCTTCCCTCACACTCACCGtaataataatactaaatttttgATTTGAGTATGATAAATAACTCTAGGATCTTTCTTGTAGGTTTCAATGTGGAAACTGTGGAGTACAAGAACATCAGTTTCACTGTGTGGGATGTTGGGGGTCAGGACAAGGTATGAGATACATCATCCACTTCTTTCAGTAGTGTTATGCACTTCTTTTGTGCGTCAAAATCAACAGCCTGATGGTTCTTAGCTGATTATGTATCTTCCACAGCTATAGAAAGTTAATTGTTCGAGaacttttttggtttcttttcaGATTCGTCCCTTGTGGAGGCACTACTTCCAGAACACTCAGGGTCTGATCTTTGTCGTGGACAGCAACGACAGAGACAGAGTTGTTGAGGCTAGAGATGAACTGCACAGGATGCTCAATGAGGTTCATATCGATCACTATATgatgaattttctttttcatcatACCCATTCAGAAAGTCTTACAAACTCTAGTCctggtttctttttttgtaggACGAGCTGCGTGATGCTGTGCTGCTTGTGTTTGCCAACAAGCAAGATCTTCCTAATGCGATGAATGCAGCTGAAATCACTGATAAGCTTGGCCTTCACTCCCTGCGTCAGCGTCACTGGTAGATGAACATATCAC contains these protein-coding regions:
- the LOC130498454 gene encoding glycine-rich RNA-binding protein 5, mitochondrial-like isoform X1 — encoded protein: MILFCNPKRYNMAFLSKVGGIFRQTSTHHVTASNLMMLRCMSSSKTFGVSHSILPFIRSFSSSKIFVGGISYRTDEVGLREAFSHFGQIVDAEIVVDRETGRSRGFAFVTFTSNEDACNATDMDGEYLHGRRLRVNYATERGSGFGGGGGYRGRRHVFYDDLLPCGCEEGFSVWSQ
- the LOC130498454 gene encoding glycine-rich RNA-binding protein 5, mitochondrial-like isoform X2, with amino-acid sequence MAFLSKVGGIFRQTSTHHVTASNLMMLRCMSSSKTFGVSHSILPFIRSFSSSKIFVGGISYRTDEVGLREAFSHFGQIVDAEIVVDRETGRSRGFAFVTFTSNEDACNATDMDGEYLHGRRLRVNYATERGSGFGGGGGYRGRRHVFYDDLLPCGCEEGFSVWSQ
- the LOC108842964 gene encoding ADP-ribosylation factor 2-B, with product MGLSFAKLFSRLFAKKEMRILMVGLDAAGKTTILYKLKLGEIVTTIPTIGFNVETVEYKNISFTVWDVGGQDKIRPLWRHYFQNTQGLIFVVDSNDRDRVVEARDELHRMLNEDELRDAVLLVFANKQDLPNAMNAAEITDKLGLHSLRQRHWYIQSTCATSGEGLYEGLDWLSNNIAGKA
- the LOC130507020 gene encoding uncharacterized protein LOC130507020; its protein translation is MGDEPERDETERYEADSEAERYEAERNEQQFDEEARVERNVADFVDEDFDEYATPVCSDDDEDGVEKEGYLRYIKGSGNLKLRQAFDSLEAFKKAMVDYVLKHRWNIKYVRWEKDKSELKCASEAEEGEEQCMWKIYCSYEQPLQKWLVKVLTKEHTCMRSGRSRLLTQEVIAGLFVDDIRENPKLMPKEILEDIQKRWELTATIDQCRNAKKRALEIIKEEQDLQFSRLRDYRVELLESNKDSSVHLETVQGDDGSDVFYRFYVCFAALKKTWTSHCRPIFGLDGCFLKCTTKGQLLAAVGRDANNQMFPIAWAVVDVENEPNWRWFIEKLQIDLNLQDGNGFTVISDRQKGLLNAVEDLLPRVEHRMCARQRKV